The genome window CTCCGTCGTATAGGGAGGCTTCACCATTCCTCCGCGAAGATTCAATCGGACCGGCCTCGTCAGACGCGAAAAAGGGACGGAGGTAGTTCTACCATTGGTCTGCACCGGAGCTCTGCAGTAGCATTCTTGCTACCGGATCGTCGGATGGTACCTGCCAGCGTTTTTCCGTTCTCCCTCCCGAGGACGTTGCGATTTGGATCGTCATTTCACCCTCCTGATTCATGCGCTACCCAATGTCGTAGTACATCGGTCCGTGTTCAGGGCGGATGCCCTGTGAGGACAGCGAGATGTAGCTGACCTCGATCACTCTCATGGAGTTGGCACCTCATCGGAGCGGTCAGCGGCTCAGTTTGCGGTGTATGGCCGCTACCCAACCGGAAGGTCCGACCCACAGAGAGCCACACCAGCCACTTCACCTCTTCGACTTCACCGCGCTATCGCCGCTCATCGCCTCGAGTAACGACATTGCGTCGGTGTATGGATGGGTGACACGAAATTCCCCCATTTGGTGGCATTGGCCGAAAACACGACCTATCGTTTTAGGATCAGAACAAACTTGACCTGAAGCGAGCAGAATGATGAAACAATTGATTGGATTTGTTGGCGCCGTCACCATCTTGGCATGCCTGGCGATTTGGATGCCTGAGTACATGGAGGCTCGAGAAAGCCGGGGCGGTCATCGGGTCAATGTTTTGTCAAATCAAAGCGGTGGAACATCGGACCCTGAGTTCATTGCATTCTGGGAATCGATTCATCGGGATCGGCTGCTCGAGTACGTTGATCGATACAATGAGACCGGACAGGTTGATCTGGACTCGCTCTCGAAGTGCGCCGATTTTGATGCCTATTCAGTCTACTTGCGAATCTCGAAATTGGAGTCCGTCAAGAAGTTTGAGTATGCACTGCGTTTCACAGACAGCCTGTTGGAATTTCAAGACCGTTTGACGCGTTGACTTGTGGCGTGTGTTGGGGGTCAAGTTGCCGGGAGCGATAAAGGGGGACGGAGTTCTTTTAACCAAATCGCTGCACCGGAGAGCTTCGGACGCATTCTTGCTGGTGGATCGTCGAATGGTGCCAAGCACCATCGTTCGGCTCGATAAGGCCCGAAGGGCCGATACATCCATTGCCGGGGTCGTCAGGCCCCGGAACGATGAACCGCCCAAACAGTCCCCACGACGGCCCCGTCCGGGGCGGCCTGCTGGGTTCCGCATCGGTCTCGGGGCTTCCGCCCCGAGCTACGGACGATTGCCCCATCCGGGGCGAAAGTGGAGAAGCCCGATGAAGCCGGCTCGTTTTCCAAAAAGCCTCCAATACGGAGGTCGTGCAGTTTTGAAGTGCCGTGCTCGCAAGGTTGAAATCAGCCTCCTGAACGCAATTGGGGAGGATCGGAATGCGAGCGTTCAGCGAGAATTCCGGGGAGGGTAATGTGCGCCTTTTCCCATGCTCGGCCCTCACCCTCGCGTACGCCTGAACGGCGTCGCTCGACCGCTCACCAAACTTCGTTTCAGGAGAGGTACGCCGTGTGGGAATCTGCCGAAAAGCGGCATCAAAAAACCGCACGATCTCTACTCACGGCAGATTTGCGTGTCGATCAATTGATCGTTCCCACAGCAGCGACGTTCTTACAATGGACAAGATCCTTGTGGACGTTGCTGGGTGCCAATAGCGAATGGGCAAAGAGGCGTTGAGGCGAGAGGCGTCCAAAGGTGCCTCAGGCAGGTGGCCCCACCTCTGTTGGCAGTTCGACCGGTGCGACGTCCACCTTGACGGCAAGGGTCGTGTCGCCGCCGCCTAGTACGATGCCGCGCATGGGGCTGATGTCGTCATAATCTCGACCCACACAAACCGGAATATGGTCGACGCCGATTTGACACGCATTGGTCGGATCAAAATCGATCCAGCCCAACGTTTCTCCCGCGTAGACACTGATCCACGCGTGCGATTCGTCGTTGCCAATCAATCGCGGTTTTCCCGGGGGAGGCAAGGTTCGCAAGTAACCGCTGACATAACGGGCCGGCAATCCTAGGCTTCGCAAACATGCAATTTGGACATGCGAAAAATCTTGGCAAACACCCGCTTTCAATTCGAACGCGGCTTGTGTGGTGGTCGCGACATCGGTGGCCGTCGAATCGTATTGAAAGTCCTCGTTGATGTGCTTGGTCAAATGAAGCACTGCATCCAAGAGCGAGGAGGACTCGTCCATGATCGACCTGGCATACTCGGCGAAGTGGTCGCCCAAAGGAATGCGAGGTGAAGCGAAGATATATTCCTTCGCGAAAAGATCCGACTCATTTTGGCCCGTTCGAATCGCGTTGACCAATTCAGCCACCGTTGGAATGCCGGGCGAATCGAATGGGTTGATCGCGTTGACTTGCACCTGACTGGTGACATTGACGACCAAAGCCTCATGCGGCGATTCGATTGCAAACGAATCGACAATGTTGCCAAAGTAGTCCGGGTGCATGTCGATTTTCGCAGGCACCGGATCAATCGAAACCGAACACTGGTTGCAAACCACCGACGGCGGACGAGTTTGCGGACGCATGCGAAGTTGATTCAAGCAGACCGCAACGGGTTCGCTGTATCTGTACTTCGTTTCGTGAACGATGTTGTAAGTAACCGACCGAGGCATAAAATTCACCCTTGAGTCGCTTCGGGAGGCATCAATGACTCATCCAACGTTTGTTCGCGGTCACCAGTCAGAGTTTGTTCCGGCGCGGTGTGGATGAGGTATCGCCCCGCGATGGCATTGGCGAGCTGAGGGATTCTGGCCTGGACCAATTCGAGTAAGCGTTGCAGTTCGGCACGATTCCCCGACTCGCTGACTTCTGTCAATGTCGCCACGTCGGCAATCAACAACGGGTGCTGAAGTTCTCGCGCCAAACGCTCGTCTGCACCCAATGCGACCCGTCCGGGTTCGGTTGGCAAATCGTTGAGCAACTGTTGGATGTCGTTGAGTTGAAAACGCAGTGATCGTGGGTTGGTTTCATCCGTGACCATCAAATCAATCGTCGGTGCGGGACGAACCAACGACAAATATCGCGAACGATACGTCATCAAACTGTCGGTCGCATCGAGGATGCTTTCGCACAAGCCGACTTCGTCCGCGATCGGTCGGACCATCGTGGCAAGCAACAATTCCGCGGTCTGATCGGCTCGTTCCAAACGACGTCCCAACAAGACAAAACGCCATCCATGGGTTCGCGTGAGGCTTTCCGCAGTCAATCCACTGAACGCCATCAGGTGAGTGATCAGACGATTGAGTCGCTCCATCGCTCGAGAAACGTTGATCGTCGATGGTCGCCGCGAACCAGAAATATCCGCGTGCACACTCTGGAAAATTCGATAGGCATCGAGCGAGATCCGATCGCGAACCGCGGTCGCGTTGTGCAGCGCACTGGCGACCGATATTTGCAATGCGCGTGGATTGGAGGTGTCGAACACACTGGCGGGCAACATGCTGTCCACTTGCGGCATCGCGCCGTCGAGACCTTCAATCGCGTAGTCCGGTTCCAATTGGCCGACAGCCGCCAAAGCAGCAATCAACCTCGACATTTCGGGCGGATCAGTGAGGTCGTCTTCACCGACCAAACGAGCCAACGTCGTCCGCAGCAATCGTGCAATGGATTCACAACGCTCGACATAACGTCCCAACCAAAACAGATGCTCCGCCACGCGACTCGGCAATTCGGCGCCGCTACGTCGCAACACAATCGTGCTCTCGTCATTCGATAGCAACGTCGTGTCATGGTCGACGGGTTTGTCGCTCACGATCCAACAATCTTGCGTCAGCTGACCCTGCGTGGGCGAGTTGCTCAGCAGATCCTCTTTGGGACTGACACGAGCCAAGGCACCCGGCAACACTTCGATACTGGTTTTGGTCTGCAACACGAACGTTCGCAGTGAGACGTGCCACGGTTCGAATCGCTCGCCGTGCCACACGGGCGTGACGCTGTGAGCCAAACGATGCTGTCCGACAAATCGGTTGGGCTGCGCCTTGATTCGACGAACCAACGCCTCCTTCTCTTCGGCTGTGCAGCGGACCGGCATCACCGGACGAGTGTCGTTGACCGCGAATGCGTCTCGCAAAACCAATTCGTCGAGATGTTCCAGCACATAGCGACGTTCTTTCTCGGCCCCACACCAATACGTCGCGACGCTGGGGAGTTGCAGCGTTTCACCGAGCAACAACTTTGCGGCAGCGGGCAAGAATGGAATCAAAGCGGGCATCTCGGCGATCGCGGTGCCGATGGAATTGACCACCGCCAATTGGCCGCCGCGTTTGCATCGCAACAAACCTGTCACGCCTTCGGTCGAATGACCATCCAATTCCAGTGGATCACACTTCCGATCAGAAACGTGTCGCCAAAGAACTTCGATGGGCAGCAATCCACCCAACGTTTTCAAATGCAACCGCTCGCCACGCACGGCCAAATCACGGCCTTGCACGAGTGTGTATCCCAGATACCTCGCCAAATAAGCGTCTTCAAAATCGCGGTAACTGCCGTGTCCGGGCGTCAGCAAAGCAACCCGTGGATTCTCGTTTTGGCGAGGTGCCAGTGAACGGAAGTGCCGCCGCATCGTCCCGAAAAAAGATGCCAATCGACGCACGTTCGCTGCACGACTGAGATGCGGGAAAACGCGGCCGTGAACGATGCGGTTCTCTAGCAAATAGCCCAATCCGCTCGGCGCCCGGGTGCGATCACCGGTGACCCACCAAGCGCCATCGCTGGCACGTGCGACATCGAAGCCAACCAAGTGCAACCGATGTCCGGCCGAGACGGACAAGTTGTGATAGACGCGAAGGAACCGGGGATTGTCCCACAACAATTCCGGCGGCAACACGCGCTCGCGAATGAGTCGTTGAGGCCCAAGCAGGTCAGCCAAGATGGCTTCGAGGACGCGAGTTCGTTGTGCCAACCCGGTCGCCAACCGATTCCAGTCGTCGTCCGCGATTGCCATTGGAACGGTTGCCAATTGCCACGGACGAGTCTGCGTGCCTTCGCCCGTATCAATCTGAAAAGTCGAACCGTTTTCGCGAATCAATTGCTCGATTTGCGATTCGCGATCGTTCAGTCCCGATGCGCCGAGTGCCGAGACTTCATCGGCAATGCTTTTCCAACACGGACGCAACGGCCCATCGGGCAGCCGACATTCGTCGTATCGTTCCGCCATCGTGGCGTAGTTTGCCAGTGACAGAGCCGGGGGCGGTGCCGGCGATGATTCACTGGATTGGGCAGCTGCGGTGGGAATCGGCACGTTCACCTGTGGTTCGATCTGAGTTGGCAACAGCGACGACCCAAGGATCATCCATCTGGGTCAACACACTTCGTCGCGGTTAAGCGTTGACGCTCAATTGTAACGAAGCTCGTGGATTAACGAATAACCTGATCAGCGGCTGGTATTCACCATTTCCAAGGAAACTCGCGGCCTCAACAACGGTTTTCAGAGTTTCTTTATCCGCGTCGTAGATCCATCGTCACAGGGAACGGCTCAAATCCAGTTCGCGGTGGCAATCCAGGCAACACAATTTCGCCACCCGTCAGCGTCAATTCACGGAAACGCGATGCGCGACGCGATTCGGCTTCCTTCGGATTGACCGGGAAACGCTCGTGACTGAGTCCGCCCGGGTGGACGGTGTGGTAAGTGCACCCGCCAATGGAACGATGAGCCGCTCGGTTCACCAGATCAAATCGCAGCGGGGTGTGGATGCCGATTGTCGGATGCAAACATCGAGGTGGCTGCCACGCTCGATAGCGAATGCCAGCGACGTATTGCCCAGCGACGCCGGTCGCATGAAGCGGAACTTCGCGGCCCGCAACCATCAACGCGTGACGATCGGGTTCCAAACCTTCGACCAAGACCTGCAATCGTTCGAGCGATGAATCAACAAACCGAGTCGTGCCGCTCGCGCCGGGTTCTTCGCCCATTACGTACCAAGGCTCGATCGCACTTCGAAGTTCCACACGCATTCCATCGAGAACCATTTCCCCAATCAACGGGAACCGGAATTCGTGATGCACCGCGAACCAATCCGCTGACATCGGGGATCCCTTGGCGTTGAGTTCCCCGACCAGTTGCGTGAGGTCCTGCCAAGCAAAGTGAGGCAGCAAGAATTGATCGTGAAGCCGTGTGCCCCAGTGTTGGATCGGGCGGTCGTAGGGTTTTTGCCAGAACGCGGCGACACACGATCGAATCAATAACAACTGAGCCAAACTCATTTGTTCGTGCGGCGGCATTTCAAAACCACGCAATTCGACCAAGCCCAAACGACCGGTGGAACTGTCCGGCGAATACAACTTGTCGACGCAGATTTCGGCGCGGTGCGTGTTGCCGGTCAAATCAACCATCAAGTCACGGAACAAACGGTCGACCAACCACGGCGGTACATCCGTTTCTGACGGCGGCAACTGACTCAGCGCGATATCCATCTCGTAAGCCGCGTCCTGCCTTGCCTCGTCCATCCGAGGCGCTTGGCTGGTCGGGCCGATGAAACGACTGCTGAACATGTACGACAGCGACGGGTGATTGTTCCAGAACCGAATGAAGCTGGCTAACAAATCTGGCCGTCGCAAGAACGGGCTTTCGTTGGTTGATCGCCCGCCCATCACGATGTGGTTCCCGCCACCAGTCCCAGTGTGGTAGCCGTCCAGATCGAACTTCTCGGTTCCCAACCGTGATTTGCGGGCTTCGTGATATAGCGATTCAGTCAATTCAACCAACTCATCCCATGACGCCGTTGGTTGCGTGTTGACTTCGATCACACCTGGGTCAGGAGTGACCTTGAACAACTCAATTCGATCGTCCGATGGAGGCAAGTACCCCTCGATGATGACCGGCAGTTCAGTCGCCGCACAAGTCTGCTCGATCGCTGTGACCAGATCCAAGTAGTCTTCGATCCGCTGCGTTGGCGGCATGAAGACATACAACCGGCCATAGCGACATTCGACGCAAAGTGCCGTTTGCACGACATCTTCACTGGTTGGCAAATTGTCGTCGTCTTCTTCATCCAAAACCTGAGGATGAATCCGTGTGCGTGCCTCTTCTCGAGAATCTCCTCGTTGCTGGGTGCGAGGATCCTGTTCATTGCCGCGCGGCATGTCCGTCGATGGCAGCGGTCCATGCGGAGCGGTCGGGTCCATCGGTGCGGTGTAGAACGGAACTTCCGAAGCGGAAGCAACCGGCAAACGGTCCAACGGCAATCGCAAACCAATCGGCGAATCACCAGGAATCAAATACACCCGTTCGCTTCGAACCGGCCATCGCCCACTGATCCAACCCGGACGAGCCTGCCACCACGCCCGACGAACGGGAAGCACGAATCCAACCGGTGACCCCAATCCCGCGTTGAACGTCCGCATCATCATCGCGCGTTCGTTGGGGTCTTCTAACTTCGGGTCCGTTGGCTCGACGTCAATCGGAAGACGGTTCTCTCGCCACAGGTAGTGAAAGACGTCTTCGTGAACTGGAAACGTCATTCGAGCGCTGACATTCAGCTCACGGGCCAAAGATTTCACGAAACGTTCGGCATCGCGATGAGTGTGACCGTAGTCTTTGCCTTCGTCAGCGATCCACTGATCATCGTGCCAAATCGATTGTCCATCGCGACGCCACAAACAGGTCAGCGCCCACCGAGGCAGTGACTCACCGGGATACCATTTGCCTTGTCCGTAGTGCAGCAAACTGCCGGGAGCCCAGCGTTCGCGCAGTCGCGTGAGCAGCACATTGCTGAGCACACGTTTCTCTTCGCCAACCGCATCTGTGTTCCACTGCGGGTCATCCATGTTGTCGATTGAAACAAACGTGGGTTCGCCACCCATCGTCAACCGCACATCAGCGGCTTCCAGTTGCTCATCGATCTCTCGACCGGCCTGCAGAATGTCTTGCCAAGTGGATTCGGCGTACGGCTTCGTCACCCGTGGATCTTCATGGACCCGCGTGACTGTCATCTCGTGCTCAAATTCGACTTCACACGGTTCGTGTCCACCAATGATCGGTGCCGCGTCGGTGAACGTCGGCGTGCAGGCCAGTGGAATGTGACCTTCGCCGGCCATCAAACCGCTGGTCGGGTCCAGTCCGACCCATCCGGCACCCGGAAGGTAAACCTCGGTCCAAGCGTGCAAATCGCAGAAGTCTTCGGTCGGTCCATTTGGCCCATCCAAGGATTCTTGATCGGCAGTCAACTGAATCAAATAGCCCGAGACAAACCGTGCGGCCATCCCCATGTGACGAAAAGCGTTGACCAGCAACCATGCCGAGTCACGACACGAACCGCTGCACAGCGTCAGCGTTTCTTCCGGTGTTTGAACACCCGGTTCCATGCGAATTTTGTAGTCGACCTTCGACTGAGCGGCTCGATTGACATCGACCAAGAAATCGATGATTCGCTCCGACTTCTTGGGAAGCGTCTCAATCCACTGCTCGAACTTCGGCGTCATCTCCACCGGCGCCAAATAGCTGGCCAGTTGCCGTTTGACTTGATCGTCGTATTCGAACGGCCATTCCTGAGCCGAATCATCGACGAAGAACTCAAACGGATTGATCACGGTCATGTCCGCGACCAAGTCCACGCAAACCGTGAAGTGATCCGTCGGTTTTTCAAACACCAATCGCGCAACCGGGTTGGCAAACGGATCTTGTTGCCAGTTGCAGAAATGGTCCTCTGGCGAGATCGCTAGGTTGTACGACACGATGGGCGTTCGACCGTGATAGGCCGGACGCAATCGGACTTGTTGAGAACCGACCATGATCGGTCGTTCGTACTTGTAAGACGTTTTATGATGCAGCGCGACGCGGATCGTCATGTATTCACCGAGATTTGAAAATAGTCTTGTCCAAGAGCCTCACCGATTCGGTTGATCTCGGTTTGCACCGAATCAACGAATTGGTGCATGCCGCCCGCCAGGGCTTCTTCGACTTGTGTGTGAGCCAAACGATGCTGCAGTTCGTCGAGTATGGGACCCGCCGTCCGCGCCATATCACTGGAAGAGGCTTCTTCGATTTCACCAAGCGACCAGTTTGCTGATGCGATGCAGTGGTGAATCGATCTTGGAAAACTACGATTGAAGAGGAAGAAGTCAACGACCTTTTCAATTTCAATTTGATGGTGATCACGTCGATAGGCTTCGATCCCGCTGATTGCGAGAAGCAGCGCCGACCATTGCAAATCATCCACCGCCGTGCCAACGTCGGCCAAGTTCGGTAATAAGTTGAAGTACTTCACATCCAGGATGCGAGACGTCTTGTCGGCCCGCTCCAGCATGCGACCCAGGTTCGCGAAATGCCAGCCGCTGTCTTGGGCCATGGTGCTGGCAAAGACACCACTCCATAACAACGTTTGTTTGCGTACCGCGTCAAAGAACTGGCTGGTCGGATCCATCGCCGCAGCCGGCGAGGCGTCACCGACAAAGTGATAGAACTCATTCAATTGTTCAAACGCTTCGGATGACAACGTCTCGCGAACGCCCCGGGCATTTTCGCGAGCCGCACGCAAGCATGAAACCATGCTGTTGGGATACTCATCGTCAAAAGCGAGAAACTGAACAACATTGCGACTGTCCGGTTTGCCGTACTTCTCTTCAAACCATTCTTCGTCGGCAGTGACCTGCACCAACGGACTCCATGGATCAACCAAGTTTTCAGGTTGATCCAGGATCAAGTTCAGAGTGACCTCCAGGAAACGTGCAATGTTCTCGGCACGTTCCACTTGGCGACTCATCCAATAAACGGATTCAGCAACGCGTGAAAGCATATCAGTGGTGTCAGCGAAGAAAAGAAAAGCGGCGGTGGGATTGCAAAGAGAGTGACGGCGAAAACGGATCAAAGCAGGGTTGCCATCGTGGCCGACCAAACCCTGCCCAAGTCTTAAACCCGCGCGATGGCTTCACCAGCTTGGGCCACCACCCACGTGTCCTTGCTGCCGCCACCTTGGGACGAGTTCACGACGAGACAGCCCTTCTTGAGCGCCACACGAGTCAAACCGCCTGGCAGAACCCAGACGTCATCCGGACCATCACACAGAATATAAGGTCGCAAATCGACGTGACGTCCTTCCAAATGATCGCCCACCATGGTCGGAACCCTGGACAATTGCAGGGTTGGTTGAGCGATGTAATTGCGAGGATTCTCGATGATTTTCTCGGCGAATTCTTGGCGTTCTTCTGGTGTCGCGTGCGGACCAATCAAGATGCCGTACCCGCCCGATTCGCCCGCCGCTTTCACGACCAACTCGTCCAAGTGATCCAGCACGTAAGCGCGGTCTTCTTCTCGGTCGCACAAGTAAGTTGGCACATTGGATAGGATCGGTTCTTCGCCAAGATAGTATCGGATCATCTCCGGCACATATGCGTAAACCACTTTGTCATCAGCAACACCGGTACCAGGTGCATTGGCCAAAGCCACATTGCCGGCACGATACGCCGACATCAGTCCGGGGACACCCAACACTGATTTCGGGTTGAACACTTTCGGATCCAAGAACGTGTCATCGACGCGTCGATAAATCACGTCCACGCTTTGAAGGCCATCGGTCGTTCGCATGTAGACACGATCGTCCTTGACCAACAAGTCTCGGCCTTCGACCAGCTCGACGCCCATCTGGTGAGCCAGGTAAGAATGCTCGTAGTAAGCGCTGTTGTAGACTCCCGGTGTCAGAACAACCACGTTGGGATTCGTGATATGGGCGGGTGCCATTCGGCGAAGCATCTGATAGAGCCGTGCGGGATAGTCGCTGACCGGGCGGACCATCGATGCCGTGAAGGCTTGCGGGAAGTTTCGCTTCATCACCGAGCGGTTTTGCAACACATACGAAACACCCGATGGGCAACGCAGGTTGTCTTCCAATACGAACACGTTGCCGTCGTTGTCGCGAACGAGGTCGGTTCCCGTGATGTGGCACCAAACGTCGTGTGGCGGACGAAGGCCTCGGCACTGAGGCAAATAGGCCGGGCATGAATCCACGATTGACGCCGGAATGATGCCGTCTTCGATGATTTTTCGTTCGTTGTAGATGTCCGAAAGAAATCGGTTGAGCGCGCGAATGCGTTGCTTCAGTCCGCTATCGATGTGCGTCCAAACATCGGGCGCGATGATTCGCGGAACGATGTCGAACGGCATGATTTTTTCGGTACCAGCCGAATCGCTATAGACCGTGAACGTGATGCCCATCTGGTACAGGGATCGTTCGATCGCCAACTGTCGACGATTCAGCTCACCCGACGGCAGCCGGTTGATCAAATCGACCAGTGCGACGGCATCGGGCCGCGCACAGGCATCTTGATCCACCACTTCATCGAAGAACGATCCCGTCTCGTAACCGTCCAAACAAGGAACCGGCCCCGACTGAGATTGCATCTGTCCGTTTTGAGATTGACCGGCCTGAGCCTGAGCCAACTGCGACTGAGTTTGTTGCGGCTGATTTTGCATGGAGCAATCTACCGGTTCGCGTTCACGAAACCGGCCAACAGAGTAAACACGACGACACTCATCCCTCTCAACCACCGAACAATCGGTAGGGGTTCACGGTCAGTCCGCCTCTGACTGATACGCTGCAGTGTATCTCAACTGATGGTGCCAATGAAACGACTTGACTGTGACGATCTCGAAGGAAGGTCAGATTTCCACCGCGAAGCATTAGCAGTGCGGTGAATGCCATAAACGAACGTATGAGTCACTCAAACACTGACCGAAACCGGCAGAACCACGGGTTCGAATTTCACGTGTTTGACCGCGGCGCCGGCGTTGTAAAAGTCAATCCCAGCGACATGGACACCACGGAGGCACCGGTGAGTGTGACCAAACACGACTTGGCCAATGTTGTGGTGCATCCAATCAGGTTGTTGCCTCGCCCAGTGAAGCAAACGCAAACAAGTCGACCGGCGACGATGTGCCACTCCCGCTGCGGCCAAATGCAATCGCGCGGTCACCGCAGCGTCGTACAAACCGTTTTGTAGATTGGCCGGCGAGGTGGCTGGTTCGTGAGCCCAACGGTTTCGATATTGATCCAGTCCGACAGAATTGCGACCACCCTCGATCACGTCGCCGTGGACCATCAATGTGTCGGCCAGACGAATCGCATCCAATCCCACATAAACGGAACCCGGTCGCATCGGCAGCCGAATGTGCTGAGCTGCCCCCGTCGAGTCCGAGTTGTCCCCATTGGTATCGCTCGGCGACAAGTTTTCGGGCTGAGTGTGCGGAAGAGCCCACTGATCCAGCGACTCGCGAAAAGCGGCTTGGGCGTCGTGATTGCCGGTGAGATAAACGAACGTCTTCTCCGGAAATTCAGCTCGCCAGGCTTCCAACCAATCGATCGCGGCTTTGCGAGACACATCGCCGCCACCGATCCGACTCCAGCAAAAGTCGAACAGATCGCCGCCCCATACGCAGACGTCCGAGGCCTCCACCGCCCGTCGAATTGTCGCTTCATGCCGCTCATAATTGCAGCGTGAACTGAACAGATGCAGATCCGAGATGAATGCCAGTTGAAGCGGATCGGTAGGATCAGACTCGGGAACTAATTCCGCCAACCTGGGCGGCGTGTTACCGTTCTCCGATAGTTGTTTTTTCCTACGCTTCAACATTTCTCTCTCGCAGTGTTTGGTCGACCATGACCGTGACTCCTCCCGATTCGACACCCTCGGATTCTGAACCAACAGGTTTCGAACCCGCGAAAACCGTGCCTACTAAAGTAACCGCCGTCCGCCGCCATGTGCTGAAGGCTTTGGTCGCCCTGATCGCAGGCATCATTGTCGTCGGGCTGATTCAGTCCCGAGCCCACGAAACCGACTATCAAAAAGCTCTGCTGCAAAGTTTGGCGGCCGGAGGATTCGCGTTGCTGGTCGTGTTGTATCAGCTACAGCGAGCCAGCGCAGCGGCGGCACTGGCGTGGTTGGTGCCGGCCAGTTGCTTGGCGATGGTTCTCGCAGCTGTCACTTTTCTTCGATTCGAGAGTTTTTCGGGTGAGATGGTTCCACGCTTTTCATGGCGATTCGGCAGCGCGGAGACTCCCGATCTGAAAGTCACCCCGCTGGCTCAAACTGACTCCGATGAACCAACCGTCGAATCGG of Rhodopirellula bahusiensis contains these proteins:
- a CDS encoding circularly permuted type 2 ATP-grasp protein, with the protein product MQNQPQQTQSQLAQAQAGQSQNGQMQSQSGPVPCLDGYETGSFFDEVVDQDACARPDAVALVDLINRLPSGELNRRQLAIERSLYQMGITFTVYSDSAGTEKIMPFDIVPRIIAPDVWTHIDSGLKQRIRALNRFLSDIYNERKIIEDGIIPASIVDSCPAYLPQCRGLRPPHDVWCHITGTDLVRDNDGNVFVLEDNLRCPSGVSYVLQNRSVMKRNFPQAFTASMVRPVSDYPARLYQMLRRMAPAHITNPNVVVLTPGVYNSAYYEHSYLAHQMGVELVEGRDLLVKDDRVYMRTTDGLQSVDVIYRRVDDTFLDPKVFNPKSVLGVPGLMSAYRAGNVALANAPGTGVADDKVVYAYVPEMIRYYLGEEPILSNVPTYLCDREEDRAYVLDHLDELVVKAAGESGGYGILIGPHATPEERQEFAEKIIENPRNYIAQPTLQLSRVPTMVGDHLEGRHVDLRPYILCDGPDDVWVLPGGLTRVALKKGCLVVNSSQGGGSKDTWVVAQAGEAIARV
- a CDS encoding metallophosphoesterase; the encoded protein is MAELVPESDPTDPLQLAFISDLHLFSSRCNYERHEATIRRAVEASDVCVWGGDLFDFCWSRIGGGDVSRKAAIDWLEAWRAEFPEKTFVYLTGNHDAQAAFRESLDQWALPHTQPENLSPSDTNGDNSDSTGAAQHIRLPMRPGSVYVGLDAIRLADTLMVHGDVIEGGRNSVGLDQYRNRWAHEPATSPANLQNGLYDAAVTARLHLAAAGVAHRRRSTCLRLLHWARQQPDWMHHNIGQVVFGHTHRCLRGVHVAGIDFYNAGAAVKHVKFEPVVLPVSVSV